A stretch of the Acidilobus sp. 7A genome encodes the following:
- a CDS encoding 50S ribosomal protein L11 methyltransferase: protein MLLEREVPRIEAPSQGLEQYTTPAELVIDMLSVPLRKGLLDGAAVADLGSGTCRIAIASLLLGAARSIAVDFDQRFGEACAYSAQRLGVSWGLLFVAAWIGSDIGPLRAGSIDVIVMNPPFGVWRRGADREFMEYAMGLKAKEIVALVKSGNLDFHTRLATSRGYSLNFLGTHDFLIPAAMPHHRSRVRRIKVDIVELTRA from the coding sequence GTGCTACTTGAGAGGGAGGTGCCGCGCATAGAGGCCCCATCTCAGGGGCTTGAGCAGTACACGACTCCAGCAGAGCTCGTCATAGATATGCTTTCAGTCCCTCTCAGGAAGGGGCTACTTGATGGGGCTGCTGTTGCAGACCTCGGCTCAGGAACCTGCAGGATAGCAATAGCGTCCCTGTTGCTAGGCGCTGCCAGGTCAATAGCTGTTGACTTTGATCAGAGGTTTGGGGAGGCCTGTGCATACTCTGCGCAGAGGCTTGGCGTTAGTTGGGGCCTGCTCTTCGTGGCAGCCTGGATAGGCAGCGACATAGGCCCCCTGCGCGCCGGCTCTATAGACGTCATAGTAATGAACCCCCCATTTGGAGTCTGGAGGAGGGGAGCTGACAGGGAGTTCATGGAGTACGCTATGGGCCTTAAGGCCAAGGAAATAGTGGCTCTTGTCAAGTCAGGCAACCTAGACTTCCACACCAGGCTTGCCACGTCAAGGGGGTACTCGCTCAACTTTTTAGGGACGCACGACTTCCTTATACCTGCGGCTATGCCGCACCACAGGAGCAGGGTCAGGCGGATAAAGGTGGACATAGTTGAACTCACAAGAGCCTAA